In Desulfomonile tiedjei DSM 6799, a genomic segment contains:
- a CDS encoding low affinity iron permease family protein — MNEKKSERFNELFRKFAHKCSDIAGSPWIFSAAVTIILLWGITGPFFGFSDTWQLIINTSTTIIIFLMVFLIQNTQNRESKAVQLKLDELIKSMKEARNSFIDLEELSDEELESLQKQFKRLQQRDSSDRGASKEDAERE; from the coding sequence ATGAACGAAAAGAAGAGTGAACGTTTTAATGAGCTCTTCCGGAAATTTGCTCACAAGTGTTCGGATATTGCGGGCTCTCCGTGGATTTTCTCCGCGGCCGTCACAATCATCCTCCTCTGGGGGATAACCGGTCCCTTCTTCGGATTCTCGGATACATGGCAGCTCATCATCAATACGAGCACCACAATTATTATCTTCTTAATGGTGTTCTTGATTCAGAATACTCAAAACCGGGAATCGAAAGCGGTTCAACTCAAGCTTGATGAATTGATCAAATCCATGAAAGAAGCACGTAACAGTTTTATCGATCTGGAAGAGCTATCCGACGAGGAACTGGAGTCTCTTCAGAAACAGTTCAAGCGACTGCAGCAACGTGACAGCTCCGACAGAGGGGCAAGCAAGGAAGATGCCGAAAGAGAATGA
- a CDS encoding glucose 1-dehydrogenase produces the protein MTHDRRVALVTGGGQGIGKCIVRHLLGHGMAVVIAEIDVEAGGEAEESFKHLGPVRFCETDVSNEASVESAVHQTIEHFGRLDALVNNAGIAHPGNAPVHELRLEDWNRVIGINLTGMFLCVKHSVLHLRRARGAIVNIASTRALQSEPNTEAYSATKGGVLAFTHALAMSLGPDIRVNCISPGWIDVSEWKKSRFAKKPHFTEQDHAQHPAGRVGKPEDIATLAAFLISDEAGFVTGQNFIVDGGMTKKMIYVE, from the coding sequence ATGACACATGATCGAAGAGTTGCTCTCGTAACCGGCGGCGGCCAAGGTATAGGCAAGTGTATCGTGAGGCACTTGCTTGGCCATGGAATGGCTGTTGTGATAGCCGAAATTGACGTTGAAGCAGGAGGAGAGGCTGAAGAGAGCTTCAAGCATCTTGGGCCGGTCCGGTTTTGCGAAACGGACGTGAGCAATGAAGCTTCGGTTGAAAGTGCAGTTCATCAGACCATTGAACATTTCGGCAGACTGGATGCGCTCGTGAATAATGCAGGCATTGCCCATCCGGGTAATGCGCCTGTACATGAGCTTCGATTGGAGGATTGGAACAGAGTGATTGGGATCAACCTGACCGGAATGTTTCTCTGCGTCAAGCATAGTGTCTTGCACCTGCGGCGTGCCAGAGGCGCCATAGTCAACATTGCTTCCACCAGAGCACTCCAATCGGAACCAAATACTGAAGCGTATTCTGCCACGAAGGGAGGGGTTTTGGCTTTTACCCATGCTTTGGCCATGAGCCTGGGACCGGATATCCGTGTCAATTGCATCAGCCCGGGTTGGATCGATGTGAGCGAGTGGAAAAAGAGCCGATTTGCCAAAAAGCCGCATTTTACCGAACAGGATCATGCTCAGCATCCAGCAGGCCGCGTAGGAAAACCGGAAGACATCGCTACCCTGGCCGCTTTCCTGATTTCCGACGAAGCAGGATTTGTTACCGGTCAGAACTTCATTGTGGATGGAGGAATGACTAAGAAGATGATCTATGTGGAGTAG
- a CDS encoding response regulator, whose translation MISERGRKLNILLVEDNPFDIFLTKRALEDSKINLRLHVVENGADAVHFLHQKCIQRDTDIPCPDLVLLDLNLPGMSGTEVLEEIKGNPFTLHIPVIVLTTSDEPRDICEAYFLQANCFITKPVDVDQFTAAVQSIEKFWTEVAKLPPDSGT comes from the coding sequence ATGATTTCAGAAAGAGGTCGGAAATTAAATATTCTGTTGGTTGAAGACAACCCTTTTGATATTTTTCTCACCAAAAGAGCACTAGAAGACAGCAAGATCAACCTACGGCTGCATGTGGTCGAAAATGGGGCCGATGCCGTACATTTTTTGCACCAAAAATGTATACAGCGAGATACGGATATTCCATGCCCCGATCTCGTTCTCTTAGACTTGAACTTGCCAGGCATGAGCGGCACGGAAGTCCTGGAAGAAATTAAGGGGAATCCGTTCACTTTACATATTCCGGTTATTGTCTTGACCACTTCGGACGAACCGCGCGATATTTGTGAAGCCTACTTTCTCCAAGCGAACTGTTTTATCACCAAACCCGTTGATGTGGATCAATTCACAGCCGCGGTACAGTCAATTGAAAAATTCTGGACTGAAGTTGCCAAGCTACCACCCGATAGCGGTACTTGA